atccaggaatcaaaccaccaaccttaagattagtagatgacctgcactaccacctgagacacagccacccCAACTTTTTTAGAGTGTAGGaatgtcattatttttagtttcctCGTGTGCTTACTGCATATCATTAGTtgtatttaaagcaaacatgtcaTCCATCTGCCCGTTTGCTTCGACTTTCTTCCAGGGTAGTAGggcggctggagcctatcccagcagccAGGGCAAGGGGCGGGGGGGtgcaccttggacaggtcaccagtgtgtGACAGGGCTGAGAGAGCCCTGGTCTATgtgaaccattcacactcacattcacacctacggccaactTAGAATCATcattaacctgaccccactgATGTTTTGGTATATTGGCTTTCTGGGCCAAAGGTAACCACAAGTTTTATGCagctttcatatttgtgtgctaAACATTTAGGCTAATCTTGCACAGAGACTgtaagcaaaaagaaataagtgaacatccacaaacagaatTCATTTTAGATGGGAAatgattgccttttttttattattttcaaattgaGAGTATCCAATtaaatcaagttaaaaaaaaaaaaggagggagagagaagagagaaaaaagaaacccccaacaatcccctgtgagcaagcactcaatgacagtggggaggaaaaactccctttaagcaggaagaaacctccggcagaaccaggctcagggaggggcagccatctgccgggACTGGTTGGGGGGgtgaaaggaaaagaataaggagggagagagaagaaagggatAGAGAGGATGGCTGGAGGAAAGAAAGGTCCAGGAGATGGATGGAAGGTGGTGGCAGACGAGGCGAGCTTTGATTCagctgaagaagcagcagaggcGCTTGAAGcgctttttctttttgaggcAGCGCTCGTGCAGCTCTTTGTGCTGCAGGATGATGGTGTGCAGATCATTGAGAGTTTCTGCATTCTCAGCTTCAAGTGTTGTACACTTTTTCTCAAGTTCTTTAACTCGCTGTAATTTTTGTGCTTCCTGCAGGTCCTCACATTGACTCTGCACTTGTTGAAGCCTGCACTGGATGTCTTTGCGCATTTTCTGTTGCTCTTCCTTCTCCTCGTGCAGTTCCATTATTTTGGATAGAGCATCTTTACACAGCTCTTCCAGTCCAGCATTTTTGCTCGCCACAGCTTCCACCCAGCtctgcatctctgaacacattcTCTCCAGATGGTCCTTCCACTGCTCCAGTGATTTGCATTTCTCCTCTAGTTCTCCGTTCCTCTTTTTAGATTCTCGGAGAACATCTTGGAGCTTTCTCTGCGATTTGCCCAATTGTTCGTTCTCCTTTAGCACTTGtgcattttttccctccatttcaTGGAGTTTGCACTGCATCTCTTTGTTcctttcttctgtcttctgGAGCATTTCCCTgttctttccttccttttctttgaGGACATCTCCATTGCTCTGCTGGGCTTTGTGAAGCAATCCTTGcaagttttgattttgtttctgcatgtcctccaatTTGGCCTGCACCACGCTGTGCTTCTTTTCACTGtcttccagtttggatttgacCTCCACGTGCTTCATCTTTagctctttcttctcttttagaattgttccttttttttccaatgCTTGATCAAGCATTTCCTGCAAGCTTTGGTTTCTTTCCTTCGTTTCTTGcagctttgtttgcagttttgtgcattttgcatGCTGATGTTCCTGCTGGATAAGCACGTGCGCGTTTGTCGTCACAGCTTCGTTAAACTTTTCTCGCAAGTCTTCGTTTTCTTTCTTCATATCTTCGAGCTTGGACTGCAGCTCTGTGCGTACTGCATCCtgctcttccttctctttcaccATGGCTCTGTTGCTTTCCATGGCTTCATTTAACTTAACTTGCAAGTTTTCCTGATTGTCCTCCATGTCTTGGAGCTTGGATTGCAGCTCTTGGAGTTTTCTCTCCGCCACTCGGAGTTTGCTGCACATATGATCCACATTAAGTTTCTCCTCCTGCACACGGTGATCTGATCCACTTCTGTGGGATTTATGCTGATCATCACCGTCGAAGGGCTCGGCGTCAGTGtcaactgaaacattttgccGAAAACCCCAGTAATGGCTGTCAATTTCAGGTTCAAGGGGGATTTCAGGCAGATCCCCCCATTCAAGGGGGACTTCTGACTTATCACCCCAGTCAAACAGGTCGCTTTCTCCTGAGAGTTGAGACATCGTGTTGATTGATTGACTGCTACGGATCGAAAACTTTCCAAGTGCTCCTGAATTGGTGCTGAAGTATCGACTGCTGCAAACACGACTGCTGCAAACACGACTGCTGTGAACACACTGAATTCTAGCTTTAAAGGCAAACCATTAAATACAGACAGATAGAATGTGATGTCATAATGTAATGTAACAAATCTAGACTCAACATTCCATATGCAAATTAGGGTGTCACACAATGTTCCCTCTAAGCTGCGCGCCTGCGCAATCGCGCACTGCTCGCACATACTCAGCGCACAAGAAAATCTATGCAGCGCAAAAAATTGAATCCAGCATAAACCGTAAaccatgtgtcagactcaaggcccgtgggccggatttggcccgcgATGTAATTTCATACGGCCcgcgagatgatttcatatcgctattattaatggccaaCGGTAAACAGCGCTCCCAcgacttatactacaaatcccataatgcactgcaacagttgctgcaggccaagacctgtgcgctaacccatttgtgttgccaatgactcattgatcagtgatcagcagacagcactttttacagtgacatataagctagcctgaccccccaaaatggccaaatgaaaagtggaaaatgtgCGGGGAAAAGGACAGTTaggggagaagatgcagagggacacctgcacaggtgagctgacagtgtatcactgcgtcacacagcaggaagcgcTGTGCAGCCAAGTCCCGAGGACACAACGCATCAttagcaccgtaacacagacagtgccGGCGATCGTCGCTGAGGCACCCGTTACGTGGCGTGACCTGGCGTGAACAGCTGTTTAACACTGAGTGTATCTCCGCTGagccggctgatcaaaggaagtTTGAATTACTGTAACTGCTGTAATCTGATTCTTTTAATAAGCCATTGGATGGACTGATGATGGGAAAGAAGTGTGGATGATTTGAAACTCTGGAGTCTGTTGGAGTGTTACAgaagctcacacacactgaagtttACAACAGTTTGGTGACGGCTGCGTCATCTCGAGTTCAGAAAGCCATTGGAGCCGTTCAGATGGAGGATTCAGGAGTGGAGCCAATGATTTGA
This portion of the Archocentrus centrarchus isolate MPI-CPG fArcCen1 chromosome 17, fArcCen1, whole genome shotgun sequence genome encodes:
- the LOC115795428 gene encoding putative leucine-rich repeat-containing protein DDB_G0290503 is translated as MSQLSGESDLFDWGDKSEVPLEWGDLPEIPLEPEIDSHYWGFRQNVSVDTDAEPFDGDDQHKSHRSGSDHRVQEEKLNVDHMCSKLRVAERKLQELQSKLQDMEDNQENLQVKLNEAMESNRAMVKEKEEQDAVRTELQSKLEDMKKENEDLREKFNEAVTTNAHVLIQQEHQHAKCTKLQTKLQETKERNQSLQEMLDQALEKKGTILKEKKELKMKHVEVKSKLEDSEKKHSVVQAKLEDMQKQNQNLQGLLHKAQQSNGDVLKEKEGKNREMLQKTEERNKEMQCKLHEMEGKNAQVLKENEQLGKSQRKLQDVLRESKKRNGELEEKCKSLEQWKDHLERMCSEMQSWVEAVASKNAGLEELCKDALSKIMELHEEKEEQQKMRKDIQCRLQQVQSQCEDLQEAQKLQRVKELEKKCTTLEAENAETLNDLHTIILQHKELHERCLKKKKRFKRLCCFFS